From Thermoflavifilum aggregans, a single genomic window includes:
- the dprA gene encoding DNA-processing protein DprA, which yields MESALVYQIALTRIPMIGYGLARELLKHFDGNPEAVFKARQTDLERIPGIGPLRAKAIREFRDFQSVEKEIRLLEKYHIQTCFITDALYPPLLRDCPDAPVLLYYRGQIDCNNKRVLSIVGTRHQTPYGRELCTQLIHDLKSYEPIIVSGLALGIDITAHRAALENGLATIAVLAHGLDRIYPPQHQAIAQQMLEHGGWISEFAPGTQPEREHFPQRNRIIAGMSAGTLIVETGISGGSMITAYLAASYQRVVMALPGRVTDMRSAGCLSLIRNQVAVPITTAEDIAEELGWKQAAKPAPVKSPSLFHEWSPAEQAIVDLFAEKNPRHVEEIYLYSGLSTTEAASVLLQLELQGYLRSIPGKMYEWTG from the coding sequence ATGGAATCTGCTCTGGTATATCAAATCGCACTTACCCGTATCCCGATGATCGGCTATGGATTAGCGCGGGAATTGCTGAAACATTTTGACGGAAATCCGGAAGCTGTTTTTAAAGCCCGGCAAACTGACCTGGAACGCATTCCGGGTATTGGCCCGTTGCGAGCGAAGGCTATTCGGGAATTCCGGGATTTCCAAAGTGTGGAGAAAGAAATCCGTTTACTGGAAAAATATCATATCCAAACCTGCTTCATCACAGATGCCCTGTACCCGCCCCTGCTTAGGGATTGCCCGGATGCACCTGTTCTGCTGTATTACCGCGGACAGATTGATTGCAACAATAAGAGAGTACTCAGTATCGTAGGTACACGCCATCAAACACCCTATGGCCGCGAGCTTTGTACCCAATTGATACATGATCTGAAAAGTTATGAACCGATTATTGTGAGCGGATTGGCTCTGGGTATTGACATCACCGCACACCGAGCTGCTCTGGAAAACGGGCTGGCAACCATTGCAGTTTTGGCTCACGGTCTGGACCGGATTTATCCTCCCCAACATCAGGCTATTGCCCAGCAAATGCTGGAACATGGCGGATGGATCAGCGAATTTGCTCCTGGCACCCAGCCGGAAAGGGAACATTTTCCCCAGCGTAACCGCATCATTGCAGGCATGAGTGCAGGCACGCTGATCGTGGAAACAGGTATTAGCGGAGGCTCCATGATTACCGCGTATCTGGCGGCGAGCTATCAGCGTGTGGTCATGGCATTGCCCGGGCGGGTAACAGACATGCGATCAGCTGGCTGTCTATCGCTGATCCGGAATCAGGTAGCCGTGCCCATCACAACAGCCGAAGATATTGCAGAGGAATTGGGATGGAAACAAGCGGCTAAACCAGCTCCGGTAAAATCACCTTCGCTGTTTCATGAATGGAGCCCAGCAGAACAGGCTATCGTAGATTTGTTTGCAGAAAAAAATCCGCGCCACGTGGAAGAAATTTATCTCTACAGCGGCCTGAGCACCACGGAAGCGGCTTCTGTGCTACTGCAGCTCGAATTGCAGGGCTACCTGCGAAGTATACCGGGCAAAATGTATGAATGGACGGGCTGA
- the ruvA gene encoding Holliday junction branch migration protein RuvA: MFAYLTGKITYRSPAVIHLDVQDVGYEIQISLNTFSQIAGLEECRLYTYLHVQEDAHTLYGFYHPEEKEIFCLLIGVSGIGAATARMILSRLTPEEIHRAILSEDEQMLSSVKGIGPKTAKRLILELKDKMLQLTSSRTTSTTDAPASPADAFAIPSHNSFARDALNALIALGIAKQTAEAAVSKALKEATPQSLEDLIKRSLKYA, from the coding sequence ATGTTCGCATACCTTACCGGCAAAATCACCTATCGTTCACCAGCCGTGATTCACCTCGATGTACAGGACGTGGGTTATGAAATTCAAATCAGCCTCAACACGTTTTCCCAAATTGCAGGTCTGGAAGAATGCCGGCTGTATACCTATCTGCATGTACAGGAAGATGCACATACCCTGTATGGATTTTATCATCCGGAAGAAAAAGAAATATTTTGTTTACTCATAGGCGTCTCGGGTATAGGTGCTGCTACCGCACGGATGATTCTTTCCCGCCTCACTCCTGAAGAGATTCACCGGGCTATTCTGTCGGAAGATGAGCAGATGTTGTCGAGCGTAAAAGGGATAGGTCCGAAAACGGCTAAACGCCTGATATTGGAGCTGAAAGACAAAATGCTGCAACTCACATCATCCAGAACAACCTCCACAACCGATGCACCTGCCAGCCCGGCTGACGCGTTTGCAATTCCTTCACACAATAGCTTTGCCCGGGATGCGTTAAATGCATTGATAGCTCTTGGTATAGCTAAACAAACGGCCGAAGCTGCAGTAAGCAAAGCCTTGAAGGAAGCTACACCACAAAGCCTGGAAGATTTGATCAAGCGTTCGCTGAAATATGCCTGA
- a CDS encoding beta-ketoacyl-ACP synthase III: MQSVKAAITAVGGYVPDYVLTNQELEQIVDTTDEWITTRTGIKERRILKEPGKATSDMGAEAVKRLCARRGISPEEIELLICCTTTPDMVFPATANLICHKVGATRAWGFDLAAACSGFLYGLATGAQFIESGRCKKVVVVGADKMSSIVDYQDRTTCILFGDGAGAVLLEPAEEGYGVIDFLLKSDGKGCQYLHMKAGGSLRPASIETVMNREHFVYQEGKAVFKFAVVDMAEVAYEVMQRNQLKGEDIAWLVPHQANKRIIDATAHRMNLPEEKVMLNIQRYGNTTAATIPLCLWDYESRLKKGDNLILAAFGGGFTWGALYLKWAYDPR, from the coding sequence ATGCAATCTGTAAAAGCTGCTATTACCGCTGTTGGAGGTTATGTCCCCGACTATGTACTTACCAATCAGGAGCTTGAACAAATCGTTGATACCACGGATGAATGGATTACTACCCGCACAGGCATTAAGGAAAGGCGTATCTTGAAAGAACCCGGTAAGGCCACTTCTGATATGGGTGCGGAAGCGGTGAAGCGCTTGTGTGCCAGGCGCGGCATTTCACCGGAAGAAATTGAACTGCTCATTTGTTGTACAACCACACCCGATATGGTTTTTCCGGCCACAGCCAACCTGATTTGCCATAAAGTGGGAGCTACCCGCGCATGGGGATTTGATCTGGCTGCAGCCTGTTCCGGATTTTTATATGGACTGGCTACGGGCGCTCAGTTTATTGAGTCGGGACGTTGCAAAAAAGTGGTGGTGGTGGGCGCAGATAAAATGAGCAGCATAGTGGATTATCAGGACCGAACCACCTGTATCCTTTTTGGTGATGGGGCAGGTGCGGTGCTGCTGGAGCCTGCGGAAGAAGGTTATGGGGTGATTGATTTTTTACTGAAAAGCGATGGCAAAGGATGCCAGTATCTGCACATGAAAGCAGGAGGTTCTCTGAGGCCGGCAAGCATTGAAACCGTGATGAATCGTGAGCATTTCGTGTATCAGGAAGGGAAGGCGGTGTTTAAGTTCGCCGTGGTGGATATGGCTGAAGTAGCTTACGAAGTAATGCAACGGAATCAACTGAAGGGCGAGGATATAGCCTGGCTGGTGCCGCATCAGGCCAATAAACGCATTATTGATGCCACAGCGCATCGCATGAACTTGCCCGAAGAGAAAGTAATGCTCAATATTCAGCGGTATGGTAATACCACAGCGGCCACCATTCCCCTTTGCCTCTGGGATTATGAATCCCGGTTGAAAAAAGGTGATAACCTGATTCTGGCTGCTTTCGGGGGAGGATTTACCTGGGGAGCCCTGTACTTAAAATGGGCTTATGATCCCCGCTAA
- a CDS encoding ribose-phosphate pyrophosphokinase, protein MQPNVKIFSGTRSRYLAEKIAAHYGNGLGKIKIEQFSDGEIQPVFLESIRGDYVFLVQSTCAPADNLMELLLMIDAARRASAGYITAVIPYFGYARQDRKDKPRVAIGSKLVANMLVAAGANRIITMDLHAPQIQGFFDIPVDHLDSSAIFIPYIESLNLENLTFASPDVGSTNRVREVASYFNAEMVICDKHRKRANEIASMVVIGDVKDRDIVIIDDIVDTAGTLCKSAALLKEKGARSVRAFCTHPVLSGNAYENLENSALEQLVVCDTIPLKKQCSKIEVVSVSELFAVAIRNAYENKSITSLFIHSQRRNL, encoded by the coding sequence ATGCAACCCAACGTGAAAATTTTTTCAGGCACACGCTCCCGTTACCTGGCGGAAAAAATTGCTGCTCACTACGGAAATGGCCTGGGTAAAATCAAAATTGAACAATTCAGTGACGGAGAAATCCAGCCTGTTTTTCTCGAAAGCATCCGGGGCGATTATGTGTTTCTGGTGCAAAGCACCTGTGCTCCTGCCGATAATCTGATGGAATTGCTGCTTATGATTGATGCTGCCCGCAGGGCTTCGGCCGGATATATCACAGCTGTAATACCCTATTTCGGCTATGCCCGTCAGGACCGGAAAGATAAGCCCAGGGTAGCCATAGGCTCCAAGCTGGTTGCCAACATGCTGGTGGCCGCAGGTGCCAACCGCATCATCACCATGGACCTGCATGCCCCCCAGATTCAGGGATTCTTTGATATTCCGGTTGACCATCTGGATAGCTCCGCTATTTTCATCCCGTACATTGAAAGCCTTAATCTGGAAAATCTTACCTTTGCATCCCCCGATGTGGGAAGTACCAACCGGGTTCGGGAAGTTGCTTCCTATTTTAATGCTGAAATGGTGATTTGCGATAAACATCGCAAACGGGCCAATGAGATTGCCAGCATGGTGGTGATTGGGGATGTGAAAGATCGGGATATTGTGATCATTGACGATATTGTGGATACAGCCGGTACGCTCTGCAAATCGGCAGCTTTGCTGAAAGAAAAAGGAGCCCGTTCTGTTCGGGCTTTCTGTACGCATCCGGTGCTGAGCGGCAATGCGTATGAAAACCTTGAAAATTCAGCATTGGAACAATTGGTGGTATGCGATACCATTCCGTTGAAGAAACAATGTTCCAAGATTGAAGTGGTAAGCGTGTCAGAGCTGTTTGCAGTAGCCATCCGCAATGCTTATGAAAACAAATCGATTACCAGCCTGTTTATCCACAGCCAGCGCAGAAATCTATAA
- a CDS encoding APC family permease gives MSHPRPSSVSSGSLQPSPSTPSGLHRAVTLWQATSINMIEMIGIGPFIVIPLIMQQLGSGWFLIPWLAGAFISALDGLIWSELGAAFPLAGGSYQFLKAAYGTYSWGRLMPFLFVWQTMVQAPLVAASASIGFAQYARYLLPLGFWEQKLLSAGIIVCITILLYRRIETIGKISVWLWAGVMLTMIWIIAGGAWSIHIQHSVQGLNFRDNFWQAGIMAVLGHATVQAMYSYLGYYNVCHLGAEIRNPARNIPRSIQLSIAGVALLYLLMNISLAQGIQPGAQHNGLAVSLFIEKLFGTSWAKVATLLILWIAFSSLFSLMLGYSRVPYAAASDGYFFPIFSKMHPTRHFPHISLLTLSALAFIFSLLFRIEQVISAILAMRILVQFIGQAVGLWLLHRRLDRSHFPFRMIAYPLPLCLSVLAWLAIFISTGWKFVLSGLIMIGAGVGVFYLITPWRNKWQQSYQPVTNESVNN, from the coding sequence ATGTCTCATCCCCGCCCATCATCTGTTTCATCCGGATCCCTCCAGCCATCTCCTTCTACGCCTTCCGGGCTGCACCGGGCGGTAACACTCTGGCAGGCTACCAGCATCAATATGATTGAGATGATAGGCATAGGCCCTTTCATCGTGATTCCGTTGATTATGCAACAGCTGGGTAGTGGATGGTTTCTGATTCCCTGGCTTGCGGGAGCATTCATTTCTGCGCTTGATGGTTTGATCTGGTCAGAACTGGGTGCAGCTTTTCCTTTAGCCGGTGGCAGTTATCAGTTTTTAAAAGCGGCCTATGGTACATATTCCTGGGGCAGGCTCATGCCTTTTCTGTTTGTTTGGCAAACCATGGTGCAGGCTCCGCTGGTGGCCGCTTCGGCGTCTATCGGCTTTGCTCAGTATGCCCGCTATCTATTGCCTCTGGGATTTTGGGAACAAAAACTGCTTTCAGCTGGCATCATTGTTTGTATCACCATACTTTTATATCGTCGCATTGAAACAATCGGGAAAATATCTGTGTGGCTGTGGGCAGGCGTCATGCTCACCATGATCTGGATAATTGCCGGTGGAGCCTGGAGCATCCATATCCAACATTCGGTACAGGGGCTGAACTTCAGGGATAACTTCTGGCAGGCCGGCATCATGGCAGTATTGGGGCATGCTACAGTACAGGCCATGTATTCCTATCTGGGATATTACAATGTTTGCCATCTGGGTGCAGAAATCAGAAATCCCGCACGCAATATTCCCCGCAGCATTCAATTGTCCATTGCCGGCGTTGCATTGCTTTACCTGCTGATGAACATCAGCCTGGCGCAGGGGATACAGCCCGGAGCTCAGCACAATGGCCTGGCGGTGAGTTTGTTTATCGAAAAATTGTTTGGCACTTCATGGGCCAAAGTGGCCACCCTGCTGATTCTGTGGATTGCCTTTTCCTCTTTGTTTTCGCTGATGCTGGGCTATTCGCGGGTGCCTTATGCAGCTGCATCGGATGGATATTTTTTCCCCATATTTTCCAAAATGCATCCTACCCGGCATTTTCCGCATATTTCTCTGCTTACTTTAAGTGCGCTGGCTTTTATTTTCAGCCTGTTATTCAGAATAGAGCAGGTCATCAGCGCAATTCTGGCCATGCGTATCCTGGTGCAGTTTATTGGGCAGGCTGTAGGGCTTTGGCTCCTGCATCGCCGGCTCGATCGCAGCCATTTTCCATTTCGTATGATTGCATATCCACTCCCGCTTTGCCTGTCTGTCTTGGCCTGGCTGGCAATATTCATTTCAACAGGATGGAAATTTGTGCTCTCAGGTTTGATTATGATCGGAGCAGGTGTAGGGGTGTTTTACCTCATTACACCCTGGCGAAACAAATGGCAGCAATCCTATCAGCCTGTCACAAATGAAAGTGTGAATAACTGA
- a CDS encoding 50S ribosomal protein L25, which translates to MKTIVIEGQLRAQETLGSKSALHQLRKSGQVPGVIYGGAENIHFHAPAKAFKPLIHTSEFQLAELRIDGKSYRCVLKDRQFDPLTDELIHVDFLQLVEDRKVTVTLPILFTGTPEGVKQGGKLVVKMKSLKVRTYPRYLKEHIEVNLDHLGINQNIRVENVRVENFEILHAPRIPLASVVATRAVRQEEAAAAQKS; encoded by the coding sequence ATGAAAACAATTGTCATTGAAGGTCAGCTCAGGGCTCAGGAAACGTTGGGTAGCAAAAGTGCCCTGCATCAGCTGCGGAAGTCGGGACAAGTGCCGGGAGTAATATATGGAGGTGCTGAAAATATTCATTTCCACGCACCAGCCAAAGCTTTCAAACCCTTGATTCACACTTCTGAATTTCAGCTTGCTGAATTGCGGATTGATGGCAAATCATACCGTTGTGTATTGAAAGATCGCCAGTTTGACCCTCTTACCGATGAACTGATACATGTAGATTTTCTCCAGCTTGTGGAAGATCGGAAAGTGACGGTTACTCTGCCGATTCTGTTTACCGGAACGCCTGAAGGTGTAAAACAAGGCGGCAAGCTGGTGGTGAAGATGAAATCCCTGAAAGTACGCACCTATCCGCGTTATCTGAAAGAACATATTGAAGTAAATCTGGATCATCTGGGCATCAACCAGAATATCCGGGTGGAGAATGTGCGTGTGGAAAATTTTGAAATTCTGCATGCTCCGCGTATTCCATTGGCTTCTGTGGTGGCTACAAGAGCCGTTCGTCAGGAAGAAGCCGCGGCAGCACAGAAATCCTGA